In a genomic window of Mercenaria mercenaria strain notata chromosome 19, MADL_Memer_1, whole genome shotgun sequence:
- the LOC123541752 gene encoding uncharacterized protein LOC123541752 isoform X2, translating into MAEVEAVTEFNKILAFAKCVRKFRCNIEKEFTVAISPILSEIKYKHHSAEELDDGIECMEDVLKSLQEISKTVVKVKDEFQEAKIHALQLQLRTAQIREKSGRSLGLRNDSGCFSADSRVLSSGSILVTQPSDADLEEDNSSTSRAVNSVHTEPTQHEDTSQLLNKDGDSIC; encoded by the exons atggCAGAAGTTGAGGCAGTaacagaatttaataaaattttagcTTTTGCCAAATGTGTGCGTAAATTCAGATGTAACATTGAGAAAGAATTTACTGTGGCGATCAGCCCTATATTAtcagaaataaagtataaacaTCATAGTGCTGAGGAACTTGACGACGGAATTGAATGTATGGAAGATGTTTTGAAAAGTTTGCAAGAAATTTCAAAAACTGTTGTGAAAGTTAAAGATGAATTTCAAGAAGCAAAAATCCATGCTTTACAATTGCAACTAAGAACGGCACAGATACGCGAGAAGTCAGGCCGTTCATTAG gtcTAAGAAATGACAGCGGTTGCTTCTCAGCTG attcAAGGGTGTTGTCATCT gggtcaATTCTCGTAACTCAGCCCAGTGATGCCGACCTAGAGGAGGACAATTCTTCAACAAGTCGAGCAGTAAATTCAGTTCACACG GAACCTACACAGCACGAAGATACAAGCCAGTTGCTCAACAAAGATGGAGATAGCATTTGTTGA
- the LOC123541752 gene encoding uncharacterized protein LOC123541752 isoform X4 — protein sequence MAKALSEFDKIRGFAKVLRNTKYDIDKEFTVEVSPVLSESKFTNYTVQQLDEGIRSMEEVLDSLNDISKSLHKIKEDFQDAKIQVLEKQLQKAQVRDQPGRSMGLRNDSGCFSADSRVLSSGSILVTQPSDADLEEDNSSTSRAVNSVHTEPTQHEDTSQLLNKDGDSIC from the exons ATGGCAAAAGCATTGTCAGAATTCGATAAGATACGAGGGTTCGCTAAAGTGTTACGCAATACTAAATATGACATTGATAAGGAATTTACTGTTGAAGTTAGCCCTGTTTTATCAGAAAGCAAGTTCACAAATTACACTGTTCAGCAATTGGATGAGGGAATTCGATCTATGGAAGAAGTTTTGGAtagtttaaatgatatttcaaaatctcttcacaAAATAAAAGAAGACTTCCAAGACGCCAAAATACAGGTTTTAGAAAAACAACTTCAGAAGGCACAAGTGCGTGATCAACCTGGACGTTCAATGG gtcTAAGAAATGACAGCGGTTGCTTCTCAGCTG attcAAGGGTGTTGTCATCT gggtcaATTCTCGTAACTCAGCCCAGTGATGCCGACCTAGAGGAGGACAATTCTTCAACAAGTCGAGCAGTAAATTCAGTTCACACG GAACCTACACAGCACGAAGATACAAGCCAGTTGCTCAACAAAGATGGAGATAGCATTTGTTGA